In a single window of the Mustela nigripes isolate SB6536 chromosome 17, MUSNIG.SB6536, whole genome shotgun sequence genome:
- the GP6 gene encoding platelet glycoprotein VI translates to MTGTGTRNPADLRDTLPSKTFGCFLLCSGLCLGQVVEAQHGLLPKPSLQARPSSLVPLRTPVTIHCQGPPDVDLYRLEKLRSNHYQDEPVLFIPSMEERFAGCYRCTYQNGSLWSPPSDRLELIATGVYVNKPSISAQPSSAVSPGGEVTLQCRSQFSFDQFALYKEGDAGPQKGSEKQYRADFPITAVTAAHSGTYRCYSFSSKLPYLWSAPSDPLELVVTGTSVTPAWLPTEPPSSVTEFPEASRKRSISLVNKSSTIKSSRTITISAKRPESPIASSRTISPKRPESPIVSSSTTTISPKRPESPIESSRTISISTKRPESPTGLAQQYYTKGNLVRICIGVVILILLVGLLAEDWHSRKKPLPYRVRPIRRPLPPLPQTQRQHSRQDGGRPGGHNHGHHN, encoded by the exons ATGACGGGGACGGGGACACGCAACCCTGCTGATCTCCGAGATACCCTGCCGTCCAAAA CCTTTggttgttttcttctctgctcaGGGCTGTGCCTGGGGCAGGTGGTGGAAGCTCAGCATG GCCTGCTGCCCAAGCCCTCCCTTCAGGCCCGGCCTAGCTCCCTAGTGCCACTGAGGACGCCGGTTACCATCCACTGCCAGGGGCCTCCGGATGTGGACCTGTACCGTCTGGAGAAGCTGAGGTCCAACCACTACCAGGATGAGCCTGTCCTCTTCATCCCATCCATGGAGGAACGTTTCGCAGGGTGCTACCGCTGCACCTACCAGAATGGGAGCCTCTGGTCTCCCCCCAGTGACCGGCTGGAGCTGATCGCTACAG GAGTTTATGTCAACAAGCCCTCGatctcagcccagcccagctcagctGTGTCCCCAGGAGGCGAAGTCACTCTGCAGTGTCGAAGCCAATTCAGTTTTGACCAATTTGCTCTGTACAAGGAAGGGGACGCTGGGCCCCAGAAGGGATCTGAGAAGCAGTACAGGGCTGACTTTCCCATCACCGCAGTGACTGCTGCACACAGTGGGACCTACCGATGCTACAGTTTTTCCAGCAAGCTGCCTTACCTGTGGTCGGCCCCCAGCGACCCCCTGGAGCTTGTGGTCACAG GGACTTCTGTGACCCCCGCTTGGTTACCCACGGAACCACCTTCCTCTGTGACAG AATTCCCAGAAGCCTCCAGGAAACGGAGCATCTCACTAGTCAACAAAAGCTCTACAATCA AGTCTTCTAGGACTATCACCATCTCTGCAAAGAGGCCAGAGTCTCCAATTG CATCTTCTAGGACTATCTCTCCAAAGAGGCCAGAGTCTCCAATTG TGTCTTCTAGTACTACCACTATCTCTCCGAAGAGGCCAGAGTCTCCAATTG AGTCTTCTAGGACTATCAGTATCTCTACAAAGAGGCCAGAGTCTCCAACTG GTCTTGCCCAGCAATACTACACCAAGGGCAATCTGGTCCGCATATGCATTGGGGTTGTGATTCTAATACTCCTGGTGGGGCTTCTGGCAGAAGATTGGCACAGCAGAAAGAAACCCCTGCCATACAGGGTCAGACCTATCCGCAGGccactcccacccctcccacaGACCCAGAGACAACACAGTCGTCAGGATGGGGGTCGACCAGGTGGCCATAACCATGGGCATCACAATTAG